One Halobacterium wangiae genomic window, AGTTCGAACTCCAGGTTGTTCGCGGCGGCCTCCATGCGCTCTTCGAGTTCCTCGACGAGCAGCGCGGCCTCCTGTTCGTCCGCCGGCCCCTCGCCGGTGACCGAGGAGGTGTCCGTCTCCGCGCCGGGGAGGTTCATCTCGCTGACGTCCTTCTCGATGGTCGTCGGCGTGGTGTCGTTGTCCTCGTTGAACTGCTGCTGGATGTGGCGGCGGCGCTGGGTCTCCTCGATGGCATCGGCCATCGCGTCGGTCGTCTCGTCGGCGTAGAGGATCACCTCGCCGTTGACGTTCCGGGCCGCCCGCCCCATCGTCTGGACGAGGCTGGTCTCCGAGCGCAGGAACCCCTGCTGGTCGGCGTCGAGGATAGCGACGAGGCTCACCTCGGGGATGTCCAGGCCCTCCCGGAGGAGGTTGATGCCGACGAGCACGTCGAACTCGCCGAGGCGGAGGCCGCGGACGAGTTCGTGGCGCTCCAAGGTGTCCGTCTCGTCGTGCATGTACTCGACGGCGACGCCGGCCTCCTCGAGGTACTCCGTGAGGTCCTCGGCCATGCGCTTGGTGAGCGTGGTGACGAGCACGCGCTCCTCGCGCTCGACGCGGTCGTCGATGCGTGCCATGAGGTCCTCGACCTGTCCGGTCGCCTCCGCGACGTTCACCTCGGGGTCGACGAGGTGCGTCGGGCGGACGATCTGCTCGACGACGTTCGCGGAGTGCTCGCGCTCGTAGTCGCTGGGCGTCGCGGAGACGTACAGCGTCTGGTCGGTCTTCTCCTCAAACTCCTCGAAGGTGAGCGGGCGGTTGTCGTAGGCGGTCGGGAGGCGGAAGCCGTTCTCCACCAGGCTGTCCTTCCGGGACTTGTCGCCCGCGTACTGGCCCTTGATCTGCGGGACCGTGCGGTGGGACTCGTCGATGACCGTCATGAAGTCGTCGGGGAAGTAGTCCAGCAGGGTGTACGGCGCGTCCCCGGGTTCGCGGTCCGAGAGGTAGACCGAGTAGTTCTCGATGCCCGAACAGTAGCCCGCCTCGGCCATCATCTCCAGGTCGAAGGTGGTGCGCTCTTCGATGCGCTGGGCGGCGATCATGTCACCCTCGCGCTCGAAGTAGCGGACCCGGGCCTCCATGTCCTCGCGGATCTCCTCGATGGCCGACGCCATCTCGTCCTCGGGGACCGAGTAGTGCTCCGCCGGGTGGAACAGGACTGCGGGTTCCTCGCTCTCGACGGTCCCCTCGAGGGGGTCGAGTTTCGCCATGCGGTCGACCTCGTCGCCCCAGAACTCAACGCGAACGGGGTAGCGGCCGTACATCGGGAACACCTCCACGGTGTCGCCGCGAACGCGGAACGTCCCCTGCGTGAAGTCGACGTCGTTGCGCTCGTAGTTCAGGTCCACGAGTTTCGAGAGCAGTTCCTCGCGTTCGATGGTCTGACCGCGTTCGAGGCGCAGGCTCATCCCCTCGTAGTTGCGCGGGTCACCGAGGCCGTAGATGGCCGACACCGACGCGACCACGATGGTGTCGTCCCGCGTCAGCAGCGAGCGCGTCGCGGAGTGGCGGAGTCGGTCGATCTCGTCGTTGATGGAGGCGTCCTTCTCGATGTACTTGTCCGTCTGCTCGACGTACGCCTCGGGCTGGTAGTAGTCGTAGTAGGAGACGAAGTACTCGACGGCGTTGTCCGGGAAGAGGTTCCGGAACTCCTCGTACAGCTGGGCGGCGAGGGTCTTGTTGTGGGCGATGACGAGCGTCGGTTTCTGTACCTGTTCGACCACCCACGAGACGGTGTTCGTCTTCCCCGACCCCGTGACGCCGAGCAGCGTCTGCTTGTCGGCGCCCGACTGGAAGCCCGCGGCGAGCTCCTCGATTGCCTGGGGCTGGTCGCCCGCGGGGTCGAACGGGGCCTCCACTCGGAACGGGACCTCCGCTTTCGGGTCGTCCGGCTGGAGTGGGCCGCTGGCGTCACTCATTGGTTCCCCCTAGTCACGTGGCCACTTCAGGAGCGCGGTGGCCGCACGTCGTGCGGCGTCCGGGACCTCCACTGGCGCCGTTCGCCCCCTGCCGCGAGTGCGAGTCTGACGTACGTTTAAGTGGGGTGATCCTCCTTGTCGGCTTGGACATGGCAACAGCCAACCAGTATTCGCAGGGCGAAAAAGTAGCACTCGGTGGGGCAGGGCTCGCCGCAGTCGGCGCGTTCCTTCCGTGGATCAAACTCGGCCAGCTGGGTAGCATGAACGGCCTGGACGGGGACGGGACGTACACCCTCATCTTCGCCGTCGTCGCGGTCGGTATCATCGTGGTGCGCAACTGGGAGCGAATCGACAAGGGCGCCGTGGCGGTGCTCGGACTCCTCACGCTCGGAATCGGTGCGCTGTACATCACCGACCCGGCGGCCGGGACGAACCTCGGACAGGCCGGCGCCTTCGGCGAGGCCATCGCGGAGGCCCTCCAGCCCGGGATGGGACTGTACGTCACCGCGCTCGGCGGTCTCGGGATGCTCGTCGGCGGCGGCCTCGGACTGCAGGACTGAGTCGACACCGGACCGCAGTTATTTCTCTCTCGGGACCCGATACCGACACATGGCACGAGACGAATTGAGCGCCGCGAGCGACCACCTGCGCGAGGCGGCGATCGCCACGACCAACGAAGAGCGCGAACAGCGACTCTACGAGCAGTCCGACCAGCTAGCGCGGCTCGCGACGGCGGACTCCGGCCCGGACCACGGGCGCCTGGACCGCATCACGAACGCGCTGAACGAACTCTCCGCGGAACTCGACGCCGACGCGAAGGAGAGCGTCGAGGCGGCCAAGGAGCGCGTCGTAGCCTACCGGGAGACCGTCGAAGGCGTCTAGCGGGGCGCGAGTCGCTCCGAACAACGGTGAGTGAAACAACGCACGCATCCGCGACCCGAGTGGTCCGAAGGACCCGGAAGGGTCGCGGTTCACTCTGCGAGTGAGCGAAGCGAGCGAGCAGAGGCCGACGACTGAACGGAGTCGGTCGAAAGAGCGCGAAGCGCTCTTTCGTGATGACGAGAGACGCCACAGGCGTCTCTCGAACCACGAAGCGAAGTGAAGGCGGAGTGCTTTTAGTGCAGGTTTTGCCAGCGAGCGGCCGGAGGCCGCGAGCGCAGCAAAACGTGCGTCAGCAGACCGGCTTCGGGTTGACGCCCATCGACTCCAGCTGGTCGACGTACTCGTCGTAGGCGGCCTGGATGGCGCCGTCCGCGGCCGCTTTCGCCGCGTCCCAGTCGGCGTCGTCCGCACAGACTGCGTCGAGGAGCTCGAGGGCCCGCTCGCGCTGGTCGCCGAGGTCCCCCTTGAGTTCGCGGAACAACTGGGCGGTCTGGGGGTCGGCCTGCCCGACGAAGAAGCCGGTGAGCTGTTCTTTGGACTTGCCGGTGGCTAGCACGCGCCCGAGCAGGCCGCCGGCGCGCTCGACCGTCGAGTCGAGGCCGCGGAGGTGGGCCTGCATCGCGGAGGGCTCGCCGTCGGGGTCGTACTCGCCGAGTTCGGCGAGGACGGACTCGTAGTGGTCGTCCTCCTCGTCGGCGGTGGTCTCGAACGCCTCGCGTGCCTCGGCGTGGTCCTCCGTGTCGGCCCACGACTCGAACGTGCGCGCGGCGGCGAACTCGGCGTCGGCGGCGGCGCGCAACACGTGGTCGGCGTCCATCTCGCCACCGGTGGCGGCGTACAGCGACTTCGAGGAGCCGAGCCGGGAGAGCGCGGTTTCGTTGTCGTCCCGGACCGCATCGAGGAACTCGTCTGGGTTCATACGAGTGGATAGGCGAGCCTGCGGCTTGTATGCTGGCGTCGCGGCGAAGAAAATGCGGTCGGTTGTGGCGGTTGCGGCGTTAGCTGCCGTCGCCGGTCTCGATGGGTGCGTCCACGAGGTTGCCCCACTCGGTCCACGAGCCGTCGTAGTTGGTGACGTCGTCGTAGCCGAGCAGCTCGGAGAGCGCGAACCACGCGATCGATGAGCGCTCGCCGATGCGGCAGTAGGCGACGACCTCCTGGTCGTTCGTGATGCCGCCGTCCTCGTACAGCTTTGCGAGTTCGTCGTGGCTCTTGAACGTGCCGTCGTCGTTGACCGTCGCGGCCCACGAGATGTTCGACGCGCCGGGGATGTGGCCGCCGCGCTGGGCCGTCTCCTGGAGGCCCGGCGGGGCGAGGATCTCGCCGCTGAATTCCTCGGGGGAGCGCACGTCGACGAGCGGGATGCCGCGGTCGATGGCCTTCTCGACGTCGTCGCGGTAGGCGCGGATGCCGTCGAAGGGGCCGCGGGCGTCGTACTCCTGTGCGGAGAACTCCGGCACCTCGTCGGTGGTCGGGTAGTCGTTCTCGACCCAGTAGTCGCGGCCGCCGTCGAGGAGCTTCACGTCCTCGTGGCCGTAGTACTTGAACTGCCAGTAGGTGTAGGCGGCGAACCAGTTGGAGTTGTCGCCGTAGAGGACGACCGTAGAGTCCTCGGTGATGCCGTGGCTGCCCAGCAGGTCCGCGAAGTCCTCCTTCTCGAGGATGTCGCGCTGGGTCTGGTCCTGAAGCTGGGTCTCCCAGTTGAAGCCGATTGCGCCCGGCGCGTGGGCGTCGTCGTAGGCCTCGGTGTCGACGTCCACTTCGACGAGTCGGTAGTCGGGGTCGTCGCTCTGGAACTGATCGAGGTTGTCCTCGACCCAGTCGGCGGTGACGAGTACGTCGTTAGCGTAGTCTGCCATACCACACTCTAGGACCCGCGGCCCCATAACTGTCAGACACCCCGGCAGGTTCCCCCGGCCGTCGAGTGTAGCGGCGAGGTTCGCCGGAACTCTGGTTCGGAGCCGGTCGCTGCAGCGACTGCCGGGAGAAGTACCGGCAGCGTCTGTCGCTACTCCGGAGCCGCGGCGACGACCCGGACGCTAAGAGGGCGGCGTGCGTACCGCCACGCGATGAACGACTGGGTCGTGACGACGGGGTGGCTCGCGGGCCGCCTCGCCGACGAGGCGGGCGAGGACGGTGGCCGGGTGCGCCTCGTCGACGTCCGGGACGCTTGGGAGTACGATGGCATCGGCCACGTCCCCGGCGCCGTGAACGTCCCGTTCGACGAGTTCCGGTCGACGGACGGGGCGGCCGGGATGATGCCCGACCGCGGGGACTGGGAGGCGCTGCTGTCGGCGGCGGGCGTCGCGCCCGAGGACACGCTCGTGGCGTACGACGACACCCACGGCGTGTTCGCCGCGCGCTTCCTCCTCACCGCACTCTACTTCGGCCACGAGGACCTGCGGCTGCTGGACGGCGACTACAGCGCCTGGATCCGGGACCACGAGGCGACCACCGAGGTGCCCGACGTCGACGAGACGGACTACCGGGCCGGGGACGCGCCAGCCGGCGTGTTCGTGGACGACGAGACGGTACTGGCTGCCATCGACGACCCCGACGCTGTCCTCGTCGACACCCGCGAACCGTGGG contains:
- a CDS encoding sulfurtransferase — its product is MNDWVVTTGWLAGRLADEAGEDGGRVRLVDVRDAWEYDGIGHVPGAVNVPFDEFRSTDGAAGMMPDRGDWEALLSAAGVAPEDTLVAYDDTHGVFAARFLLTALYFGHEDLRLLDGDYSAWIRDHEATTEVPDVDETDYRAGDAPAGVFVDDETVLAAIDDPDAVLVDTREPWEYEEGHVPGAVNLDWKEVVDAESRGLKPREEVAELLESRGVTAEKRVVLYCNTARRISHTFVVLGWLGYPDVAFYEGSLTEWTERGHPLE
- the uvrB gene encoding excinuclease ABC subunit UvrB; amino-acid sequence: MSDASGPLQPDDPKAEVPFRVEAPFDPAGDQPQAIEELAAGFQSGADKQTLLGVTGSGKTNTVSWVVEQVQKPTLVIAHNKTLAAQLYEEFRNLFPDNAVEYFVSYYDYYQPEAYVEQTDKYIEKDASINDEIDRLRHSATRSLLTRDDTIVVASVSAIYGLGDPRNYEGMSLRLERGQTIEREELLSKLVDLNYERNDVDFTQGTFRVRGDTVEVFPMYGRYPVRVEFWGDEVDRMAKLDPLEGTVESEEPAVLFHPAEHYSVPEDEMASAIEEIREDMEARVRYFEREGDMIAAQRIEERTTFDLEMMAEAGYCSGIENYSVYLSDREPGDAPYTLLDYFPDDFMTVIDESHRTVPQIKGQYAGDKSRKDSLVENGFRLPTAYDNRPLTFEEFEEKTDQTLYVSATPSDYEREHSANVVEQIVRPTHLVDPEVNVAEATGQVEDLMARIDDRVEREERVLVTTLTKRMAEDLTEYLEEAGVAVEYMHDETDTLERHELVRGLRLGEFDVLVGINLLREGLDIPEVSLVAILDADQQGFLRSETSLVQTMGRAARNVNGEVILYADETTDAMADAIEETQRRRHIQQQFNEDNDTTPTTIEKDVSEMNLPGAETDTSSVTGEGPADEQEAALLVEELEERMEAAANNLEFELAADIRDRMRELRREFDIGTPDAADEGVAPEAEEW
- a CDS encoding DUF7553 family protein, whose product is MARDELSAASDHLREAAIATTNEEREQRLYEQSDQLARLATADSGPDHGRLDRITNALNELSAELDADAKESVEAAKERVVAYRETVEGV
- a CDS encoding sulfurtransferase; amino-acid sequence: MADYANDVLVTADWVEDNLDQFQSDDPDYRLVEVDVDTEAYDDAHAPGAIGFNWETQLQDQTQRDILEKEDFADLLGSHGITEDSTVVLYGDNSNWFAAYTYWQFKYYGHEDVKLLDGGRDYWVENDYPTTDEVPEFSAQEYDARGPFDGIRAYRDDVEKAIDRGIPLVDVRSPEEFSGEILAPPGLQETAQRGGHIPGASNISWAATVNDDGTFKSHDELAKLYEDGGITNDQEVVAYCRIGERSSIAWFALSELLGYDDVTNYDGSWTEWGNLVDAPIETGDGS
- a CDS encoding rubrerythrin family protein is translated as MNPDEFLDAVRDDNETALSRLGSSKSLYAATGGEMDADHVLRAAADAEFAAARTFESWADTEDHAEAREAFETTADEEDDHYESVLAELGEYDPDGEPSAMQAHLRGLDSTVERAGGLLGRVLATGKSKEQLTGFFVGQADPQTAQLFRELKGDLGDQRERALELLDAVCADDADWDAAKAAADGAIQAAYDEYVDQLESMGVNPKPVC